The bacterium genome has a segment encoding these proteins:
- a CDS encoding xanthine dehydrogenase family protein subunit M — translation MIPAPFEYHAPTTVKEAIGLLERHGDDAKLLAGGHSLLPIMKFRLAQPKVVVDIGRIGGLDKIAAKGSAITIGALVTHDAVEMSEALQKQCPLLPETASVIGDMQVRNRGTIGGSLAHADPAADYPGAILALGAEIVATGPKGDRTIPAKDFFVEMLTTALTPTEIITEVRVPATGKSVAYLKHPHPASGYAVVGVAVVLQMSGGTCEKIAVGINGVAGKAYRAAAVEKALTGKTLDEKTVAGAASHAADGADVQSDLYASSEFRAHLATVYTKRAILKAASRA, via the coding sequence ATGATTCCCGCGCCGTTCGAGTACCACGCGCCGACCACTGTGAAGGAGGCGATCGGCCTCCTGGAGCGGCACGGCGACGACGCCAAGCTTCTGGCCGGCGGCCACAGCCTGCTGCCGATCATGAAGTTCCGGCTCGCCCAGCCGAAGGTGGTCGTGGACATCGGCCGCATCGGCGGGCTCGACAAGATCGCGGCCAAGGGCTCGGCGATCACGATCGGCGCGTTGGTGACCCACGACGCCGTCGAGATGAGCGAGGCGCTGCAGAAGCAGTGCCCGCTGCTGCCGGAGACCGCGTCGGTTATCGGCGACATGCAGGTGCGCAACCGGGGGACTATCGGCGGCAGCCTCGCGCACGCCGATCCCGCGGCCGATTATCCCGGCGCGATCCTCGCGCTCGGCGCGGAGATCGTCGCGACCGGACCGAAAGGCGACCGCACCATTCCGGCCAAGGACTTTTTCGTCGAGATGCTGACCACGGCGCTCACGCCGACGGAGATCATTACCGAGGTGCGCGTGCCGGCGACCGGCAAGTCCGTCGCCTACCTCAAGCATCCGCATCCGGCGAGCGGCTATGCCGTCGTCGGGGTTGCCGTCGTGCTGCAGATGAGCGGCGGCACGTGCGAGAAGATCGCCGTCGGCATCAACGGCGTCGCCGGGAAGGCGTACCGCGCGGCCGCCGTCGAGAAAGCGCTTACCGGCAAGACGCTCGACGAAAAGACCGTCGCCGGCGCGGCGTCCCACGCGGCGGACGGCGCCGACGTGCAGTCCGACCTCTACGCGTCGAGCGAGTTCCGCGCGCACCTGGCGACGGTCTACACGAAGCGGGCGATCCTCAAGGCGGCGTCGCGCGCCTGA